From a single Cytophagales bacterium WSM2-2 genomic region:
- a CDS encoding peptidase S9, which produces MKKLVILLFFPALGWSQTLSELTVEKIMRDPKWIGVAPTNVLWSEDGKQIYFQWNPEKNPGDSLYSITPVNQTPVKVGPAARRQLPANFGNYNTLRTKKTYEKNGDIFLLDILTGKVTQITNSVDRETGPAFSFDEKRITFIANNNLFSWNIETGVFTQHTDFKRSTKRPEPKLTEQEKWLKNDQLAYLQILKERSANRKLTEKNQKADRPKRPKEIYVDDKNIDNMQLSPDEKFVLYRLSKNGGGKNTVVPNYVTESGFTEDIPSRTKVGAAQGSQEFFVYDIAKDTVLQVKTDQIPGINDSPEFKKDYPSKGKPDKKESKPQPRVVFFQNPVWSDDGKNNILSIRSLDNKDRWIMSLDLATQKLKLIDRQHDDAWIGGPGTGGFGGSNMGWVNNQTVWFHSEESGYSHLYSVDIASGKKTAITSGKYEVQQANLSKDKKSFYLTTNEIHPGEKQFYRLPVAGGKAERITSMTGAHEVSMSPDEKWIVYRFSYSNKPWELFLQENKPNAKPQQITNSLTNEFKSYSWRDPEVTTFKARDGADVYTRVFKPAKPNGAAVVFVHGAGYLQNAHKWWSSYFREYMFHNLLVDKGYTVLDMDYRASAGYGRDWRTGIYRFMGGKDLTDHVDGAKWLTEKYNIDPKRIGIYGGSYGGFITLMAMFTTPDAFAAGAALRPVTDWAHYNHGYTANILNEPFTDSIAYVKSSPLYHAEGLKGHLLICHGMVDTNVHFQDAVRLSQRLIELGKDNWELAPYPVEDHGFVEPSSWTDEYKRILKLFETRLK; this is translated from the coding sequence ATGAAAAAGTTAGTTATTCTTCTTTTCTTTCCGGCACTCGGGTGGAGTCAGACTTTATCAGAACTCACCGTTGAAAAAATTATGCGCGACCCCAAATGGATTGGGGTGGCTCCTACCAATGTTTTGTGGAGTGAAGATGGCAAACAAATTTATTTTCAGTGGAACCCGGAGAAGAACCCTGGCGACTCTTTGTATTCAATAACACCAGTCAATCAAACTCCTGTAAAAGTTGGTCCGGCCGCAAGGAGACAGCTTCCCGCTAATTTCGGGAACTACAACACTCTCCGAACAAAGAAGACATACGAAAAAAATGGCGACATCTTCTTGTTGGACATTCTCACGGGTAAAGTAACCCAGATCACCAATTCAGTCGATCGTGAAACAGGACCTGCGTTTTCTTTCGATGAGAAAAGAATCACCTTCATTGCGAACAACAATTTATTCAGTTGGAATATTGAAACAGGTGTATTCACACAACACACCGATTTCAAACGTAGTACCAAAAGGCCAGAGCCCAAACTTACCGAACAGGAGAAATGGTTGAAAAATGACCAACTCGCTTACCTTCAAATTCTGAAAGAGAGAAGCGCAAATCGCAAGCTGACCGAAAAAAATCAGAAGGCTGATCGTCCTAAGCGTCCCAAGGAAATCTACGTGGACGACAAAAACATTGACAATATGCAGTTGAGCCCGGACGAAAAATTCGTACTCTATCGCTTGAGCAAAAATGGTGGTGGCAAAAACACAGTTGTACCAAACTATGTTACTGAATCCGGATTCACTGAAGATATTCCTTCACGAACAAAGGTTGGAGCCGCGCAAGGCTCACAGGAATTTTTTGTATACGATATTGCAAAAGATACAGTGTTGCAGGTGAAGACAGACCAAATACCCGGCATCAATGATTCTCCCGAATTCAAAAAAGACTATCCTTCCAAAGGAAAGCCTGATAAAAAAGAGAGCAAGCCGCAACCTCGCGTGGTGTTCTTTCAAAACCCGGTCTGGAGCGATGATGGGAAGAATAACATACTGTCCATTCGATCGCTTGACAACAAAGATCGGTGGATTATGTCTCTCGACCTGGCTACTCAGAAATTGAAGTTGATCGATCGTCAGCATGACGATGCGTGGATTGGCGGTCCTGGCACCGGAGGTTTTGGTGGATCCAATATGGGTTGGGTCAATAATCAAACCGTATGGTTCCACTCGGAAGAGTCTGGATACTCGCACCTTTATTCAGTAGACATCGCATCGGGGAAAAAGACAGCGATCACCTCAGGAAAATACGAAGTGCAACAAGCGAATCTCTCCAAAGACAAAAAATCCTTTTACCTGACAACCAACGAAATTCATCCTGGTGAAAAGCAATTTTACAGACTACCTGTTGCCGGTGGAAAGGCTGAGCGAATCACTTCCATGACAGGAGCACACGAAGTTTCGATGTCGCCAGATGAGAAATGGATCGTTTATCGCTTCTCCTACAGCAATAAGCCGTGGGAATTATTCTTGCAAGAGAATAAACCCAATGCAAAACCTCAGCAGATCACCAATTCGCTAACCAATGAATTTAAATCTTATTCCTGGCGTGACCCGGAGGTAACAACATTCAAAGCCCGGGATGGGGCAGACGTTTATACCAGGGTATTCAAACCTGCCAAACCGAATGGCGCAGCCGTTGTATTTGTACATGGTGCAGGCTACTTGCAAAACGCACACAAATGGTGGAGCAGCTACTTCCGTGAATACATGTTCCACAATTTATTAGTCGATAAAGGTTATACAGTTCTCGACATGGATTATCGTGCGAGCGCGGGTTACGGGCGCGATTGGCGTACAGGAATTTACAGGTTCATGGGTGGAAAAGATTTGACAGATCATGTGGATGGCGCAAAATGGCTCACTGAAAAATATAACATAGATCCAAAACGCATTGGCATTTATGGCGGATCGTATGGCGGCTTTATTACACTGATGGCGATGTTCACCACGCCCGATGCGTTTGCAGCTGGAGCTGCTTTACGCCCCGTGACAGATTGGGCACACTATAACCACGGCTATACGGCCAATATCCTCAACGAACCATTTACTGACAGTATTGCTTATGTGAAAAGTTCACCGCTTTATCATGCTGAGGGATTGAAAGGTCACTTGCTCATATGCCATGGAATGGTGGACACTAACGTACATTTCCAGGATGCCGTACGACTTTCGCAACGTCTTATTGAACTCGGCAAAGACAACTGGGAGCTCGCCCCCTACCCAGTGGAAGATCATGGTTTTGTGGAACCCAGCAGCTGGACGGATGAATACAAAAGGATATTGAAATTATTTGAGACGCGACTAAAATAG
- a CDS encoding bifunctional TolB-family protein/amidohydrolase, producing the protein MKKIFTLLCVMTIIIAARAQEPKKDAKADTVKKEKPKKKRDLPLDVARRVPIKTSEGTWMSLDVSPDGKTIAFDFLGDIFTMPIAGGKPTQFTKGMAFDSHPKFSPDGTKLLFISDRSGGENIWWFTLDKKDSLQVTKGNTDHYQSAEWTPDGNYIVGSRGIRNLKLWLFHKDGGSGAQLISKPDNLKVVEPAFGNDGRYVWFAQRNSAWNYNAQLPQYQVGTYDRETGEMEVMSARYGSAFTPTLSPDGKYLVYGSRYNDQTGLLLRDLKTGDEKWLAYPVQRDEQESIAPLGVLPAMSFTPDSKEVVASYGGKFYRIPVAGGNAINIPFQMETELLLGARVDFKYPIKDDKDMIVTQIRDAAISPDGKKVAFTALNRLYTMDLPNGTPARLTTNNFTEAQPTWSPDGSQLAWVTWEGNGGYLYKLNTKVKGSKPQRLVNEPALYTEPSWSLQGNKIVLLKGTANNFKEDPDPVTFKSQEEIAWVSGDGGAVTTIARAKGRSAPHFVKSTDRIYMYSGQKGLLSIRWDGTDEKVHLKVSGIMTYGSVPDENNCMLVESATEPQREPSNADVIRMAPEGEQALAQINNEIYVVTVPKTGGDVPKISVAEAERAQFPARKLTKLGGEFASWASNARTVYFTLGNALFTYNLDSAKAKEDQLKRKKAEEEKAKEEGTDKKDDKKAATDKKDDAKKDEKKDEGYKPGEFRIKVTVQKDIPQGKVLLQNARIISMKGDEVIEKGDVLIENSRIKQVGTAGSINVDASVKKIDLTGKTITPGFIDTHAHMWPAWGIHKSQVWVYAANLAYGVTTTRDPQTATTDVLTYSDMVETGEIVGPRVYSTGPGVGYWAYNLKDLDQAKDILKQYSEYYNTKTIKMYLTGNRQHRQWIIQAAKEQQLMPTTEGGLDFKLNLTNLIDGYPGHEHALPIYPLYKDVTTAIADAKMTYTPTLLVAYGGPWAENYYYATEKVNSDPKLNHFTAKSELDQKSRRRPGWFMFEEHVFPDHAKFVNDLVKAGGNAGIGSHGQLQGLGYHWELWSIASGGMSNHDALKVATIHGARAIGLDGDVGSIEAGKLADLVIMDKNPLENLRNSNTIYQVMKNGRLYDGSSLDEVYPNPHKAPSFANEQAKPENLPGVNK; encoded by the coding sequence ATGAAGAAAATTTTTACACTGTTGTGTGTGATGACGATCATCATCGCGGCTCGGGCGCAAGAGCCTAAAAAAGATGCGAAGGCCGATACGGTCAAGAAAGAAAAACCGAAAAAGAAAAGAGACCTGCCCCTGGATGTGGCAAGACGCGTGCCTATCAAAACAAGTGAAGGCACCTGGATGTCGCTTGACGTAAGCCCGGACGGAAAGACAATCGCTTTCGATTTTCTGGGCGATATTTTTACGATGCCGATCGCTGGAGGTAAACCAACTCAATTCACGAAAGGGATGGCGTTTGATTCTCACCCCAAGTTTTCACCGGATGGCACAAAACTGCTTTTCATTTCTGACCGCAGTGGAGGTGAAAATATCTGGTGGTTCACATTGGATAAAAAAGATTCGTTGCAAGTCACGAAAGGAAATACGGATCACTACCAGTCGGCTGAATGGACTCCGGATGGAAATTACATCGTTGGTTCACGTGGTATTCGTAATTTGAAATTATGGTTGTTTCACAAAGACGGAGGTTCTGGCGCACAACTGATTTCAAAACCCGATAACCTGAAAGTCGTGGAGCCTGCGTTTGGCAATGATGGACGTTATGTGTGGTTTGCTCAACGCAATTCTGCATGGAACTACAATGCTCAACTTCCCCAATACCAGGTTGGCACATACGACCGCGAGACCGGTGAAATGGAAGTGATGTCCGCACGCTATGGGTCTGCATTCACACCGACATTATCTCCGGATGGAAAATATTTAGTCTATGGTTCGAGGTACAACGACCAGACAGGTCTGCTGCTGCGCGATTTGAAAACAGGAGATGAGAAATGGCTTGCTTACCCGGTGCAACGCGATGAACAAGAGTCGATCGCTCCGCTTGGTGTATTGCCAGCGATGTCATTCACCCCCGATAGCAAAGAAGTTGTCGCTTCTTACGGAGGAAAATTCTATCGCATTCCTGTTGCTGGCGGCAATGCCATCAACATTCCTTTTCAAATGGAAACAGAACTTCTCCTTGGTGCCAGGGTGGATTTCAAATACCCGATCAAGGATGACAAGGACATGATCGTAACGCAGATTCGTGATGCTGCAATTTCCCCTGACGGAAAGAAAGTTGCGTTCACGGCTTTGAATCGTTTATATACAATGGATTTGCCCAACGGCACTCCGGCACGTCTTACAACAAATAATTTCACCGAAGCGCAGCCTACCTGGAGCCCGGATGGATCACAACTCGCGTGGGTAACATGGGAAGGAAATGGCGGCTATCTCTATAAACTGAACACAAAAGTAAAAGGCTCTAAGCCACAACGATTGGTAAATGAACCAGCGCTTTATACAGAACCTTCGTGGTCACTGCAAGGAAATAAAATTGTTCTCCTCAAAGGCACTGCCAATAATTTTAAAGAGGATCCGGATCCAGTCACATTCAAGAGCCAGGAAGAGATTGCCTGGGTGAGTGGCGATGGCGGAGCAGTAACAACTATTGCGCGAGCGAAAGGACGTAGTGCACCACACTTTGTAAAATCAACTGACCGGATTTATATGTACAGCGGTCAAAAGGGTTTGCTCTCTATTCGGTGGGATGGCACGGATGAGAAAGTTCACCTGAAAGTATCGGGTATCATGACTTATGGATCTGTGCCGGATGAAAATAATTGTATGCTGGTGGAATCAGCAACTGAACCGCAGCGCGAACCTTCAAATGCGGATGTCATTCGTATGGCTCCTGAAGGTGAACAAGCGCTGGCGCAAATCAATAATGAAATTTATGTGGTGACTGTTCCGAAGACGGGTGGTGATGTGCCGAAGATATCTGTTGCAGAAGCAGAGCGTGCGCAGTTCCCGGCACGTAAGCTAACCAAACTGGGCGGTGAGTTCGCGTCATGGGCGAGTAATGCAAGGACGGTTTATTTCACACTAGGCAATGCGCTCTTCACCTATAATCTAGATTCCGCGAAAGCGAAAGAAGATCAATTGAAACGGAAGAAAGCCGAAGAAGAAAAGGCGAAAGAAGAAGGCACGGACAAAAAAGATGATAAGAAAGCTGCCACCGATAAAAAGGACGATGCTAAGAAAGATGAGAAAAAAGACGAAGGATATAAGCCTGGCGAATTCAGGATCAAGGTAACGGTACAGAAAGACATCCCGCAAGGCAAAGTACTCCTTCAGAATGCGCGAATCATCTCGATGAAAGGAGATGAAGTTATTGAGAAAGGAGACGTGTTGATAGAGAATTCACGGATCAAACAAGTGGGTACAGCCGGATCAATTAATGTTGATGCCTCTGTAAAGAAGATTGACCTGACAGGCAAGACAATTACTCCTGGGTTTATCGACACGCACGCGCACATGTGGCCTGCATGGGGAATTCACAAGAGCCAGGTGTGGGTGTATGCTGCAAACCTCGCGTATGGAGTTACCACCACCCGCGATCCTCAGACTGCAACTACCGATGTACTCACTTACAGTGACATGGTGGAGACAGGCGAAATCGTTGGTCCTCGTGTTTATTCAACAGGCCCTGGCGTAGGCTATTGGGCTTACAACCTCAAAGATTTGGATCAGGCTAAAGATATATTGAAGCAGTACTCTGAGTATTACAATACAAAGACGATTAAGATGTACCTCACCGGTAATCGTCAGCATCGTCAATGGATTATTCAGGCAGCTAAAGAGCAACAACTGATGCCAACTACTGAAGGCGGCCTTGACTTCAAGCTCAACCTGACCAATTTGATTGACGGTTATCCTGGCCACGAACATGCGCTTCCTATCTATCCGCTATACAAAGACGTGACTACAGCGATTGCCGATGCCAAGATGACCTACACCCCAACATTGCTTGTCGCGTATGGTGGTCCCTGGGCAGAAAACTATTACTACGCTACTGAAAAAGTGAACAGCGACCCAAAACTGAATCACTTCACGGCGAAATCAGAACTCGATCAGAAGTCACGCAGGAGACCAGGATGGTTTATGTTTGAAGAGCACGTGTTCCCCGATCACGCCAAATTTGTTAACGACCTTGTGAAAGCGGGGGGCAATGCTGGAATCGGATCTCATGGACAGCTACAGGGCCTCGGTTATCATTGGGAATTGTGGAGCATCGCTTCAGGTGGAATGAGTAATCATGATGCGCTTAAAGTGGCAACCATTCATGGTGCCCGCGCGATAGGGTTGGATGGTGATGTGGGCAGTATCGAGGCAGGTAAGCTCGCGGATTTGGTAATCATGGATAAAAATCCGTTGGAGAACCTGCGCAACTCGAATACAATTTATCAGGTGATGAAAAACGGAAGACTTTATGATGGCAGTTCGTTGGATGAAGTTTATCCGAATCCCCATAAGGCTCCTTCTTTTGCAAATGAACAGGCAAAGCCGGAGAATCTTCCTGGTGTTAATAAATAA
- a CDS encoding ABC transporter permease, which translates to MLKNYFKTAIRSLLRHRFFSAINVFGLAVAMALSMVVIMLVADQMTYDRYNTKRNRIYRINSNPKNESGSERNETGTTTLPLRDELLEKYTGVEKAVRIVRGFGNMWLELEQNVNIPVAGYFADPEILDMFEYELEYGDKNTALTEPYTVVLTKKTAKKLFRQENPVGESFKVGNEGPYKVTGVLKETTHKSHIVFDALASISTVKKSKSDRKRDIDNWYQYTGGWVYVLLEEGKSTSDIQPHLEKIQKDHFTVLPKPETQSKIRYSFQSLMSITPGPFINNPIGPFLPWIFVYFFIALAAVVMLTSCFNFTNLSIARSLTRAREIGVRKVTGARRWQIFSQFISESIVVSMFALVVAIVMLVCLKPLMLQLSFARLMKWDLEANYIVFAVFVVFALVVGILAGLFPAVVMSGFQPVKVLKGVTSIKLFSKMGLRKSLLVAQFSFSLIFILSVIVVFNQLQMFLQADHGFNMEKKAVVALSNTSPDVFKTELLKHSNIESVSATSHLPAAGTSYGESYKRSLGDKEWTEMHYFAVDEDYLKNIEVPLVAGRFYDATAGESNKKLIVISETAVEAFHFNSPADAIGQELILQKDSSHLQIIGVIKNYNHQMLMEKMKAMALIYNPKEYNMLQVKYTGSFEEAGKTIEATWAKVNPGLKVDYKDFYEEMHKIYDIFFGDLVSILGVISVLAIVISCLGLLGMATYSTETRIKEISIRKVLGGSDGSIVYLLSKGFFVVLLLAILIAVPAAYFLNTLWLEQLAYHVSVNISVITLGVGVLILFGVLTIGSQTYRAVFIKPVDNLKNE; encoded by the coding sequence ATGTTAAAAAATTACTTCAAGACTGCTATTCGCAGTCTGCTCAGGCATCGTTTTTTCTCTGCCATCAATGTTTTCGGGCTTGCTGTTGCCATGGCCTTGTCGATGGTCGTCATCATGCTGGTAGCTGACCAGATGACGTATGATCGCTACAATACGAAGCGCAATCGCATTTATCGCATCAATAGCAACCCGAAAAACGAAAGTGGCTCTGAACGAAATGAGACGGGCACCACCACTTTACCTCTGCGAGATGAGTTGCTGGAAAAATACACAGGTGTAGAAAAAGCGGTGCGCATCGTGCGTGGGTTTGGCAATATGTGGCTTGAGCTTGAGCAAAACGTAAATATTCCAGTGGCCGGATACTTTGCCGACCCCGAAATACTGGACATGTTTGAATACGAACTGGAATATGGCGATAAAAACACGGCACTGACAGAACCTTACACCGTGGTGCTAACCAAAAAAACTGCAAAGAAACTATTCCGACAGGAAAACCCGGTAGGCGAAAGCTTCAAAGTCGGCAATGAAGGACCCTATAAAGTGACCGGTGTTTTGAAAGAGACTACCCATAAATCACACATCGTTTTCGATGCGCTGGCCAGCATCTCCACCGTGAAGAAATCAAAGAGCGACAGAAAGCGTGACATCGACAACTGGTACCAGTACACTGGCGGGTGGGTGTATGTCTTGCTGGAAGAAGGAAAAAGTACTTCGGATATTCAGCCTCACCTCGAAAAGATCCAGAAGGATCATTTTACAGTCCTTCCCAAGCCCGAAACTCAATCGAAGATCAGATACTCTTTTCAAAGTTTGATGAGCATAACTCCCGGGCCATTCATCAATAATCCAATCGGGCCTTTCCTGCCCTGGATTTTCGTTTATTTTTTCATCGCGCTGGCCGCAGTGGTGATGCTTACCTCCTGTTTTAACTTCACTAATCTTTCTATTGCCAGATCGTTAACACGAGCGCGGGAAATTGGTGTTCGCAAAGTGACCGGTGCGAGACGCTGGCAAATCTTCAGTCAATTTATATCAGAATCAATAGTCGTTTCAATGTTTGCTCTTGTCGTGGCTATTGTAATGTTGGTCTGTCTTAAACCATTGATGCTGCAATTAAGTTTTGCGCGTCTCATGAAGTGGGATCTGGAAGCTAACTATATAGTGTTTGCCGTGTTCGTGGTCTTCGCACTGGTCGTTGGCATTTTAGCAGGGCTATTTCCTGCCGTGGTAATGAGTGGTTTCCAGCCTGTAAAAGTGTTAAAAGGAGTCACCAGCATAAAACTCTTTTCCAAAATGGGTTTACGTAAGAGCTTGTTAGTTGCACAGTTTAGTTTTTCGCTCATCTTCATTCTCTCCGTCATTGTCGTCTTCAATCAGCTGCAGATGTTTCTTCAGGCTGATCATGGTTTTAATATGGAAAAAAAGGCAGTGGTCGCGTTGAGCAACACTTCACCAGACGTCTTTAAAACAGAGCTCCTTAAGCACAGTAATATCGAGAGCGTTTCTGCGACCTCACATCTTCCCGCGGCCGGTACGTCTTATGGAGAAAGTTATAAGCGATCACTTGGAGACAAGGAATGGACGGAGATGCATTATTTTGCAGTCGATGAAGATTACCTTAAAAATATTGAAGTGCCTCTTGTCGCGGGCCGCTTTTACGATGCTACTGCGGGAGAGTCAAACAAAAAACTAATTGTGATTAGTGAAACCGCAGTAGAGGCTTTTCATTTTAACAGTCCCGCCGATGCTATAGGTCAGGAACTCATCCTGCAAAAGGATTCTTCGCATCTTCAAATCATTGGGGTTATAAAAAATTACAACCATCAGATGCTCATGGAAAAAATGAAGGCTATGGCACTGATTTATAATCCGAAAGAATACAATATGCTACAGGTTAAGTACACTGGTAGTTTTGAAGAAGCCGGCAAAACCATCGAGGCAACCTGGGCGAAGGTCAATCCCGGGCTAAAAGTTGACTACAAAGATTTTTATGAAGAGATGCACAAGATCTACGACATCTTTTTTGGTGATCTGGTGAGTATACTTGGTGTGATCTCGGTCCTGGCCATTGTTATTTCATGTTTGGGCTTATTGGGTATGGCAACTTACTCCACCGAAACGCGCATCAAGGAAATCTCTATCCGGAAAGTACTTGGAGGCAGTGATGGTTCGATAGTGTACTTGTTGTCGAAGGGGTTCTTTGTTGTGCTCCTGTTGGCAATCCTGATCGCTGTACCTGCCGCTTATTTCCTTAACACACTGTGGCTGGAGCAACTGGCCTATCATGTTTCCGTCAACATTTCAGTGATTACTTTAGGGGTCGGTGTTCTGATCCTGTTCGGAGTACTGACGATTGGCTCCCAAACTTATCGCGCTGTGTTTATCAAGCCGGTGGACAATCTTAAAAACGAGTAA
- a CDS encoding pseudouridine synthase: protein MIQDQIEDESDDDLFEHHRIVADAGQSLVRIDKFLMDRLPNVTRTKIQNGIHDGFVKVNEKSIKPNYKIHPNDVITISLPEPPRDTDVKAENIPLNIVFEDEHLLIVNKQAGMVVHPAYQNWSGTLVNALTYHFQNLPQMAGNDGRPGLVHRIDKDTSGLLVIAKTELAMTSLAKQFFDHSIERTYNALVWGIPDPPEGRIKVNVGRSLKDRRVTVAFPKGDFGRTAITNYKLLKDLRYVSLIECKLETGRTHQIRAHMKYLGHPIFNDETYGGNVVVKGTVFTKYKQFVDNCFKIIPRQALHAKTVGFIHPATNKFIQFDSELPADFKEVMEKWEHYVKYN, encoded by the coding sequence ATGATACAGGACCAAATCGAAGATGAATCGGATGATGATCTCTTTGAACACCACCGAATCGTTGCCGATGCAGGCCAAAGCCTGGTACGCATCGATAAGTTCTTAATGGACCGCCTACCCAATGTCACACGAACAAAAATCCAAAATGGCATTCATGATGGATTTGTTAAGGTCAACGAGAAATCCATCAAGCCCAATTATAAAATTCATCCCAACGATGTGATTACAATTTCTTTGCCTGAGCCTCCGCGCGATACGGACGTGAAGGCGGAGAACATACCGCTTAATATCGTTTTTGAGGATGAGCACCTGCTGATCGTCAACAAGCAGGCTGGAATGGTGGTACATCCGGCTTACCAAAACTGGAGCGGCACGTTAGTGAATGCGCTCACCTATCATTTTCAAAATTTACCTCAGATGGCAGGTAATGATGGAAGGCCAGGCTTGGTCCATCGAATTGATAAAGACACATCGGGATTACTGGTTATTGCTAAAACAGAACTAGCAATGACATCACTTGCTAAACAATTCTTTGATCATTCAATCGAGCGTACTTACAACGCCCTGGTATGGGGAATTCCCGATCCCCCGGAAGGAAGAATAAAAGTGAATGTGGGCCGAAGTCTGAAAGACCGAAGAGTCACCGTTGCTTTTCCGAAGGGTGATTTTGGAAGGACTGCCATAACCAACTACAAACTTTTGAAAGACTTGCGTTATGTTTCATTGATTGAGTGCAAGCTGGAAACCGGGCGTACACACCAGATACGTGCTCACATGAAATACCTGGGTCATCCCATTTTCAACGATGAGACATATGGAGGGAACGTTGTGGTAAAAGGAACAGTGTTTACCAAATACAAGCAGTTTGTAGACAACTGCTTTAAAATTATACCACGCCAGGCATTACATGCAAAGACCGTGGGTTTTATTCACCCCGCCACTAACAAATTCATTCAATTCGATTCGGAACTGCCTGCGGATTTTAAGGAGGTAATGGAAAAGTGGGAGCACTATGTAAAGTATAACTAG
- the rpoE gene encoding DNA-directed RNA polymerase sigma-70 factor: MNDDQALASYVAQGNKHAFEQLIRKHERLVVHMVGRVVSNSEDLEEICQDVFLKVYEKISEFNFQSKLSTWIATIAYRQAINHLRKKRIKIADLPEDENFAERFIAHEDTWETIEDNDMEAKVMSLIDTLPPQYRVILTLYHLEDMNYKEIGEATGMPEGTVKNYLFRARQLLKEKVKTYLGKEV, translated from the coding sequence ATGAATGATGATCAGGCGCTGGCCTCGTATGTGGCCCAAGGCAATAAACATGCTTTTGAGCAGCTCATACGCAAGCACGAGCGGCTGGTCGTACATATGGTTGGTCGGGTAGTCAGCAACTCGGAAGACCTGGAAGAGATCTGCCAGGACGTGTTCCTGAAGGTGTATGAGAAGATTTCGGAGTTTAACTTTCAATCAAAGCTGAGCACATGGATTGCGACTATTGCATACCGGCAAGCGATAAACCATCTGCGAAAGAAGAGAATAAAAATAGCGGACCTTCCGGAGGATGAAAATTTTGCAGAGCGGTTCATAGCCCATGAAGACACATGGGAAACGATTGAAGATAATGATATGGAGGCCAAAGTGATGAGTCTTATTGACACGCTGCCGCCACAGTACAGAGTAATTTTAACGCTCTATCACCTGGAAGACATGAACTATAAGGAAATTGGTGAAGCAACCGGAATGCCCGAAGGCACTGTGAAGAACTACTTGTTCCGCGCTCGCCAACTGTTAAAAGAAAAAGTAAAAACGTACCTTGGCAAAGAAGTATGA